A genomic region of Nitrospira lenta contains the following coding sequences:
- the purE gene encoding 5-(carboxyamino)imidazole ribonucleotide mutase yields MAGTGRSSRRVSKAHGPLIGILGGSKSDFPILEKAGALLSEFEIPYELLVVSAHRTPDRLFEYAETAPGRGIEVIIAGAGGAAHLPGMLAAKTHLPVIGVPIPTENLRGLDSLLSIVQMPKGIPVATVAIGGAENAALLAAQILAGRYSWIADRVKAFRTAQTDSVLNSPEAQGTSVGSLQADGTSLRP; encoded by the coding sequence ATGGCTGGAACAGGACGATCTTCTCGCCGGGTAAGTAAGGCGCACGGTCCGCTCATCGGAATTCTCGGGGGCAGCAAATCCGATTTTCCGATTCTGGAGAAAGCCGGCGCGCTGCTCTCGGAGTTTGAAATTCCCTATGAACTCTTAGTCGTGTCCGCTCATCGGACACCGGACCGGCTGTTTGAATATGCCGAGACCGCACCGGGACGCGGCATCGAGGTCATCATTGCAGGCGCCGGCGGGGCGGCCCATCTTCCGGGCATGCTGGCCGCCAAGACCCATCTGCCCGTTATCGGTGTTCCCATTCCCACGGAAAACCTTCGAGGCCTGGATTCGTTGCTGTCGATCGTTCAGATGCCGAAAGGCATTCCTGTGGCGACGGTTGCCATCGGGGGGGCGGAAAATGCCGCCTTGTTGGCTGCCCAAATTCTGGCGGGCCGGTATTCCTGGATTGCTGATCGTGTGAAGGCGTTCCGCACGGCTCAAACGGATAGTGTCCTCAATTCTCCGGAGGCTCAGGGAACTAGCGTGGGGAGTCTCCAGGCGGATGGGACGAGTCTGCGGCCGTGA
- a CDS encoding 5-(carboxyamino)imidazole ribonucleotide synthase, with protein MQPLGPGATLGVLGGGQLGAMFTRAALQLGYHVAVWDPDPDAPAHGFASRSFSAAFSDPAAYQDFSRLVSAVTFEWENVPASLCEQLSQICPVRPSAAVLRVIQDRIDQKQFLQAQGLPVPSFSVVTNPAQLAGAVHAFGCAVICKTATAGYDGKGQWPIRQPADIAEAEAALRTMVPTGARWIVESMVDYVRELSVLVVRGANGEHRLYPVVENRHEAGILRMTVAPAVISSEVATQAKDVALRAVEALGGIGVFCVELFQLHGDRLLINEIAPRPHNSGHYTLDACTVSQFEQQVRALCGMPLGEVRLLSPAVMVNLIGHDVEKVASSTGCGDLLAIPGATLHLYGKHRVRPGRKMGHVTFLAESGDEAAGRASQCMKLLAV; from the coding sequence ATGCAGCCCCTCGGACCCGGTGCGACTCTTGGAGTATTGGGCGGCGGGCAGCTCGGTGCGATGTTCACCCGTGCGGCGCTGCAGCTTGGGTATCATGTCGCCGTCTGGGATCCGGATCCCGATGCGCCGGCGCATGGTTTCGCGAGCCGGTCTTTCTCGGCCGCGTTTTCAGATCCTGCTGCCTACCAGGACTTCAGCCGACTGGTGTCTGCCGTCACGTTCGAATGGGAAAATGTGCCGGCATCGCTCTGTGAGCAGTTGAGCCAGATCTGCCCCGTCCGTCCGTCTGCTGCCGTTCTGCGAGTCATCCAAGACCGAATCGATCAAAAACAATTTTTGCAGGCACAGGGACTTCCTGTTCCGTCGTTTTCGGTAGTGACGAATCCTGCTCAGCTTGCCGGCGCCGTGCATGCCTTCGGGTGTGCCGTGATCTGCAAAACGGCTACCGCGGGGTACGACGGGAAGGGTCAGTGGCCTATCAGGCAGCCGGCGGACATCGCGGAGGCGGAGGCGGCACTTCGGACAATGGTACCGACCGGTGCGCGGTGGATTGTCGAGTCCATGGTGGATTATGTGCGGGAGCTATCGGTGCTGGTCGTTCGGGGTGCAAATGGAGAGCACCGCCTGTATCCGGTCGTTGAAAACCGGCATGAGGCCGGGATTCTTCGAATGACGGTGGCGCCGGCGGTGATCTCCTCCGAGGTGGCCACGCAGGCGAAGGATGTGGCGCTTCGTGCCGTGGAAGCGCTTGGCGGTATCGGGGTGTTTTGTGTCGAGTTGTTCCAGCTTCACGGGGATCGTCTGTTGATCAACGAAATCGCGCCGCGTCCGCATAATTCCGGACACTACACGTTGGATGCGTGTACCGTGTCACAATTCGAGCAGCAAGTGCGGGCCTTGTGTGGAATGCCGCTCGGAGAAGTCAGATTGTTGAGTCCTGCCGTTATGGTGAATCTGATCGGTCATGACGTTGAGAAGGTCGCGAGTTCTACTGGTTGTGGAGACCTCTTGGCCATTCCTGGGGCCACGCTCCATCTGTATGGGAAGCACAGGGTCAGGCCAGGCCGAAAAATGGGGCATGTCACCTTCCTTGCAGAGTCGGGCGACGAAGCGGCGGGCCGCGCCAGCCAGTGTATGAAGTTGCTGGCTGTGTAA
- a CDS encoding ATP-binding protein, which translates to MNTAAASAVPPTNNRFHQFLTHPRSRLILLQCLVSVILSYELLFGTESVISRVHSDGMIVGMWAFVSMLVLLPSVWFELAWVNGALVAVDTVLVTGTIYLSGNARPDLYTAYFIVMLVAASVRRLSHRMGLCLFLCVGYAALLYEGIVLSETVAVGHLLGVPVLLVMAVFYGLALETVTVVQEEKSTLLKDIESLKRTEEQLAVSKVQLEARIAGLNKDLTQSQDKLQQGLAVRQGLERRLREAQKMEAVGRMAAGIAKEFGELFVVIGKQTGVLLAQLPSNDPLRVATDEIFTTGEKAAALTAQLIALNLEEGQVRQVLSVQTVLADLQGAIKSVLPGQIDLAIHQDESPIYAEVDREGLEKVLLQLVVNARDAMPNGGQLVIEARSGAGLPGATHASGIGKKPAHDVLVQISDTGTGMNLDTQARMFEPFFSTKETNIGLGLTAVYGIVKQNGGMVEVDSRPGQGTVVRVWLPGARAVTAHEEPVPKSTQAKGDETILLVEEDEIRRKLVGSTLVRHKYRVLEAASSVEALMLTQRYQGVVHLTVSPLVMTEIGGRELARRLLNHHPAMKALFVSSYDDETIAHHRINRRWVLQHPYRQVGLVEKVREMLDAA; encoded by the coding sequence ATGAATACAGCGGCGGCATCAGCTGTACCTCCAACCAACAATCGCTTTCACCAATTCCTTACGCATCCCCGCTCACGGCTGATTCTCCTGCAATGCCTGGTGAGCGTGATCCTATCCTATGAGCTGCTTTTCGGAACGGAGTCGGTCATCAGCCGTGTGCACAGCGACGGGATGATCGTTGGAATGTGGGCATTCGTGAGCATGCTCGTTTTGTTGCCGAGTGTCTGGTTTGAGTTAGCTTGGGTCAATGGCGCGCTTGTGGCGGTTGATACTGTTTTGGTAACGGGGACGATCTATCTGTCAGGGAACGCGCGCCCGGATCTCTATACCGCATACTTTATCGTGATGCTGGTGGCGGCCTCAGTGCGGCGTCTGAGTCATAGGATGGGGCTGTGTCTTTTCCTTTGCGTCGGGTATGCCGCACTGTTGTATGAGGGTATTGTCCTCAGTGAAACCGTTGCGGTCGGCCATTTACTTGGCGTACCGGTACTTCTGGTGATGGCGGTATTTTATGGGTTGGCGCTGGAAACCGTGACCGTTGTCCAAGAAGAGAAGTCGACGTTGTTGAAAGACATCGAATCATTGAAGCGTACCGAAGAGCAATTGGCAGTGAGCAAGGTGCAGTTGGAAGCCCGCATTGCTGGATTGAATAAGGACCTGACGCAGTCCCAGGACAAGTTGCAGCAGGGACTGGCTGTGCGACAAGGGTTAGAACGGCGCTTGCGCGAGGCGCAGAAGATGGAGGCTGTCGGACGGATGGCGGCTGGGATTGCCAAGGAGTTCGGCGAGTTGTTTGTGGTGATTGGGAAGCAGACCGGGGTGCTGCTGGCCCAGTTGCCGTCCAACGATCCTCTGCGAGTGGCAACGGACGAGATCTTTACAACCGGTGAGAAAGCCGCCGCATTGACGGCCCAACTGATCGCGCTCAATTTGGAGGAGGGGCAGGTCCGACAGGTGCTTTCGGTACAGACGGTTTTGGCGGATCTTCAGGGCGCGATCAAGAGCGTACTCCCGGGGCAGATTGATCTCGCGATTCATCAAGACGAATCCCCGATTTATGCGGAGGTCGATCGTGAGGGGCTGGAAAAGGTTCTGCTCCAGCTGGTGGTCAATGCGCGGGATGCCATGCCAAACGGCGGACAACTCGTGATTGAGGCTCGCTCGGGGGCAGGCCTGCCGGGCGCTACTCATGCCAGCGGGATTGGTAAGAAGCCGGCTCATGATGTGTTGGTGCAGATCAGCGACACCGGAACGGGAATGAATCTGGATACGCAGGCGCGGATGTTTGAACCGTTTTTTTCGACGAAAGAAACCAATATCGGACTCGGACTGACGGCGGTGTACGGGATTGTCAAACAAAACGGGGGAATGGTCGAGGTGGATAGCCGGCCCGGGCAAGGGACAGTGGTTCGAGTCTGGCTGCCAGGCGCACGAGCTGTCACGGCGCATGAGGAACCGGTTCCCAAGTCGACGCAGGCGAAGGGAGACGAGACGATTCTACTGGTTGAGGAAGATGAGATTCGGCGCAAGCTGGTCGGCTCGACGCTGGTCCGGCACAAGTACCGCGTGCTGGAGGCCGCGTCTTCCGTTGAAGCATTGATGCTGACCCAGCGGTACCAAGGTGTTGTGCATTTAACGGTGAGTCCTTTGGTCATGACCGAGATCGGTGGTCGGGAATTGGCTCGCCGGCTCCTCAACCATCACCCCGCGATGAAAGCGCTGTTTGTGTCGAGCTATGACGATGAGACGATTGCGCATCATCGGATCAATCGACGATGGGTGCTGCAGCACCCCTATCGGCAAGTCGGATTGGTGGAGAAAGTCAGAGAGATGCTCGATGCTGCCTAA
- a CDS encoding rhomboid family intramembrane serine protease codes for MLPLRDDNPTERPPIVTSAIIAVCVMVFAYQFTLPDKLGEAFAFQYGAIPAVIFNHAALPNDIVSIPATLTLITSMFLHGGWMHLLGNMLYLWIFGNNIEDAMGHLKFAVFYVLCGVLAALSHAFTDPSSQIPMVGASGAISAILGAYLLLYPKARVLVLIPPPFFGTTSVPAVIVLGLWFLGQLYSGGMSLGSRGGGIAFFAHIGGFVAGMALVGIFKQRDVPFFSPDHSGRY; via the coding sequence ATGCTCCCCCTGCGCGACGATAACCCGACTGAGCGCCCCCCGATCGTGACGAGTGCCATCATTGCAGTCTGCGTGATGGTATTTGCCTACCAGTTCACGCTTCCTGACAAGCTCGGCGAAGCATTTGCTTTTCAGTATGGGGCCATACCTGCCGTCATTTTTAACCATGCGGCGCTCCCAAACGACATTGTCTCTATTCCGGCCACACTGACCCTGATCACGAGCATGTTTCTCCATGGCGGCTGGATGCATTTGCTCGGCAACATGCTCTATCTCTGGATCTTCGGCAACAATATCGAAGATGCGATGGGTCATCTTAAGTTTGCGGTCTTCTATGTGCTCTGCGGAGTCCTGGCAGCCCTCAGTCACGCATTCACCGACCCGTCCTCTCAAATCCCCATGGTCGGCGCCAGTGGCGCCATTTCCGCAATTCTAGGAGCCTATCTCCTGCTCTATCCCAAAGCCCGCGTACTGGTGCTGATCCCACCTCCCTTCTTTGGAACCACCTCGGTACCGGCCGTCATCGTCTTGGGCTTGTGGTTCTTGGGACAGCTGTACAGCGGAGGAATGTCACTGGGGTCACGCGGCGGAGGGATCGCGTTCTTCGCTCACATTGGAGGATTCGTGGCAGGCATGGCCTTGGTAGGAATCTTCAAACAACGGGATGTGCCCTTCTTCTCCCCAGACCACTCCGGACGGTACTGA
- a CDS encoding DHHA1 domain-containing protein has translation MSDSPRSRQFSTPPSTVLYHADCADGFGAAWAIWTQYPAARFIPVKHGNPPPPDIKDQHVVIVDFSYSRPVLEAMAAETKNLLILDHHITAEQALADLPYAYFDMKKSGAVLGWEWAHGTSAPWLLQYIQDKDLWNWALPGSREINAAIASYPFEFDRWNRFTQLELEQEGRAILRYEQELVGKLAAQAVMVEFQGAVIPAVHSAILTSQIGERLSPDHPFCLIWHDRDSRRYFSMRSREDGTDVGSIAASFGGGGHTHAAGFSVPLNGDGSLPSNPDLPRPLIDRRRTP, from the coding sequence ATGAGTGATTCGCCACGCAGCCGCCAGTTCAGCACCCCCCCAAGCACCGTCCTCTATCATGCCGACTGTGCGGATGGATTTGGCGCAGCCTGGGCCATCTGGACGCAATATCCGGCGGCTCGATTCATTCCCGTCAAGCATGGGAATCCACCTCCACCCGATATCAAGGATCAGCACGTCGTTATCGTCGATTTCAGCTATTCGCGACCGGTGCTCGAAGCGATGGCCGCTGAAACGAAAAACCTGCTGATCCTCGATCACCATATTACCGCCGAACAAGCCCTTGCCGACCTCCCCTACGCCTACTTTGACATGAAGAAGTCCGGCGCGGTCCTGGGATGGGAATGGGCGCACGGCACGTCGGCTCCGTGGCTACTGCAATATATCCAGGATAAAGACCTCTGGAATTGGGCGCTGCCGGGCAGCCGCGAAATCAACGCCGCCATTGCCTCCTATCCATTCGAGTTTGATCGATGGAACCGATTCACCCAACTCGAGTTGGAACAGGAAGGCCGCGCGATCCTTCGATATGAACAGGAGCTCGTCGGAAAGCTTGCCGCTCAGGCCGTGATGGTCGAGTTTCAAGGCGCCGTTATCCCAGCCGTACACAGCGCCATCCTCACCAGTCAAATCGGAGAGCGCCTTTCTCCGGACCATCCATTTTGCCTGATCTGGCACGACCGAGACAGCCGTCGATACTTCAGCATGCGATCACGTGAAGACGGCACCGATGTGGGAAGCATTGCGGCTTCTTTTGGCGGCGGGGGCCATACCCATGCGGCCGGGTTTTCCGTGCCTCTCAACGGCGATGGATCGCTTCCGTCAAACCCGGATCTACCTCGGCCTCTCATTGATCGTCGTCGAACGCCTTAG
- a CDS encoding TIGR00730 family Rossman fold protein: MKSTQNRPRTILSNDEVLNQVRGLLDSPEDDLHATLMRELLTGVLKFHDSHLDLLDLKIINRAIKELRHAFAVFNGYHDRRKVSIFGSARTPSDDPNYQLAHRFAEQVVKAGYMVITGGADGIMRASQEGAGRENSFGVNIMLPFEQGANATIANDPKLITFKYFFTRKLMFQKEANAIALFPGGFGTHDEGFEILTLAQTGKSDPQPIVCIQAPGCDYWDDWSAFIVKQLLKRRLINQEDLSLFKVVNSAEAAVEEISTFYRRYHSIRFVGRLMAMRLNSPISAEHLEHIQTQFSDLLSEGRFELRAALEEELDEPAIVNLPRLVFPSNRRSAGRLRQLIDYVNSL, from the coding sequence ATGAAATCGACACAAAATCGACCGCGCACAATCCTTTCCAACGATGAGGTCCTGAACCAGGTTCGCGGCCTCCTGGATAGTCCTGAAGACGACCTTCATGCCACGCTGATGAGGGAACTGCTGACGGGAGTGCTGAAGTTCCATGACTCGCATCTCGACCTCTTGGATCTGAAAATCATTAACCGCGCAATCAAGGAACTCCGCCACGCGTTTGCCGTCTTTAACGGTTATCACGATCGGCGAAAAGTCAGCATCTTCGGCTCTGCGCGTACACCCTCCGATGATCCCAATTATCAGTTAGCCCATCGCTTCGCGGAACAAGTGGTGAAAGCCGGCTACATGGTGATCACCGGCGGCGCAGACGGCATCATGCGCGCCTCACAAGAAGGGGCCGGACGCGAGAACAGCTTTGGGGTCAACATCATGCTCCCGTTCGAGCAGGGCGCGAACGCTACGATTGCCAACGATCCCAAGCTGATCACCTTCAAATACTTCTTTACCCGCAAACTGATGTTCCAAAAAGAAGCCAACGCGATTGCTCTGTTCCCAGGCGGCTTCGGGACGCACGACGAAGGCTTCGAGATCCTGACGCTGGCGCAAACCGGCAAGAGCGACCCGCAACCGATTGTCTGCATCCAAGCCCCCGGATGCGATTACTGGGATGACTGGTCCGCCTTTATTGTGAAGCAACTCCTGAAGCGACGGCTGATCAATCAAGAAGATCTCAGCCTCTTCAAAGTCGTGAACTCAGCAGAGGCCGCCGTGGAGGAGATTTCAACGTTCTATCGCCGCTACCACTCCATTCGATTCGTCGGAAGATTGATGGCGATGCGGTTGAATTCTCCCATCTCAGCGGAACATCTCGAGCACATCCAGACTCAATTCAGCGACCTCCTCTCTGAAGGACGTTTTGAACTGCGTGCGGCCTTGGAAGAAGAACTGGACGAACCAGCCATCGTCAACCTGCCCCGACTGGTTTTTCCATCCAACCGCCGGAGCGCCGGACGGCTTCGACAACTCATCGACTATGTGAATAGTCTTTGA
- a CDS encoding CBS domain-containing protein: MMTPGVVQIPGDISVTEAATLLEREQMPCLLVKDTELHFGLMTPADIVKKVVALGLAPDDIEVRAIMSHPVHFIEYDRAADEATTLMMSSGAPILIVTKQEQPVGVLTARDLVLSPKRCQTRVPATIGVMDSHSPGAQHQAIIVQLSHVGAMVQTATLLLPGTRVFLRFTLPDLTAPLTVTGTILEDYDPVYESGRAGTTGSPSVDVQFTGLSPADQSRIKAWVLQNSPKSTDLA, encoded by the coding sequence ATGATGACTCCAGGTGTCGTTCAAATTCCCGGTGACATTTCCGTGACCGAAGCGGCCACGCTCTTAGAGCGTGAACAAATGCCCTGCCTGCTGGTGAAAGACACGGAGCTGCACTTCGGCTTGATGACACCTGCAGACATTGTGAAAAAGGTGGTCGCGCTGGGCCTTGCCCCGGATGATATCGAAGTTCGAGCAATCATGTCTCACCCGGTGCACTTTATTGAATACGACCGCGCGGCGGATGAGGCCACGACTCTCATGATGTCTTCGGGCGCCCCCATTCTCATTGTCACCAAACAGGAACAGCCGGTCGGAGTGTTGACTGCGCGGGATCTCGTCTTATCCCCTAAACGCTGTCAGACTCGAGTCCCCGCGACGATTGGCGTCATGGATTCCCACTCACCCGGCGCGCAACACCAAGCCATCATCGTACAGCTCAGCCATGTCGGGGCCATGGTCCAGACCGCAACCCTTTTATTACCCGGCACGCGCGTCTTCCTCAGATTCACCCTTCCCGATCTCACCGCTCCTCTGACCGTGACTGGAACGATCCTCGAGGACTATGACCCGGTCTACGAATCCGGAAGAGCCGGAACGACGGGAAGCCCCAGTGTCGATGTGCAATTCACCGGGCTCTCTCCAGCCGATCAATCACGCATTAAGGCCTGGGTCCTTCAGAACTCGCCCAAATCAACCGATCTCGCCTAA
- a CDS encoding DUF692 family multinuclear iron-containing protein codes for MTLSRDVCHDFQGRVDRIPVHGLGLSVDVYSPDLHSLLADLTSRQVLPMYLEVFHATSSALAAVRDQTNLPLPYHGEGLWVTQPGAGNDPLFQEEARMLASNLSLLRSAWSNHECATKHIAGYSFGTYLPPLYTTASADIVAKNINMVQAIFDQSAALPGGGSPLFLLEMPPLTFFVAGTLSIPAYFRCVTEQAACGLVLDVGHLWTVYRYSGAWRTQSLMQFVDDFLREFPVERVVEIHVAGLAVHESLVGEAGIAKSADPNLLPRWTDAHAAPIPSVLFEMLDQILRCGRLEQLRGMALEVDTKPNGLIADELAWFLERYKQVFDQPVLQGSVAGVSSSLPVHARFSTDSGVVSKTESLAEAYEAYAQIVSGRAEPVGPNWMAATACAEDLDWYRTKYLPYEILHWGGDVEAMFPETCRELAGRQIVTDSFVSYWFHRPHPVTRSYDFFDVKIDRFVEFISENASELTLLVQREATELRLAYQAANEASSQSTGVHR; via the coding sequence ATGACCCTGTCGCGTGATGTGTGTCATGATTTTCAAGGCCGAGTGGACCGGATCCCGGTTCACGGGCTTGGGCTGTCGGTGGATGTCTATTCACCAGACCTTCATAGCTTGCTCGCCGATCTGACCAGCCGTCAAGTCCTTCCGATGTATTTGGAGGTGTTTCATGCGACCTCCAGTGCGCTGGCCGCGGTTCGTGATCAGACGAATTTGCCACTTCCCTATCATGGAGAAGGGCTCTGGGTGACGCAACCGGGGGCTGGGAATGATCCGTTGTTTCAAGAAGAAGCGCGGATGTTAGCTTCCAACCTTTCTTTGCTTCGGAGCGCCTGGTCGAATCATGAATGTGCGACGAAGCATATCGCCGGGTATTCGTTCGGGACCTATCTCCCGCCGTTGTACACGACCGCGAGCGCGGACATTGTGGCTAAGAACATCAATATGGTTCAGGCGATCTTTGATCAATCAGCTGCGCTGCCGGGCGGCGGCTCTCCGCTCTTTCTGCTGGAGATGCCGCCATTGACATTTTTTGTCGCCGGGACCCTTTCGATTCCAGCCTACTTTCGTTGCGTCACCGAGCAAGCCGCCTGTGGGCTGGTGTTGGATGTCGGGCATCTATGGACCGTCTATCGCTATTCTGGAGCCTGGCGGACTCAGTCCCTCATGCAATTCGTCGATGACTTCCTGCGCGAGTTTCCGGTCGAGCGGGTCGTGGAGATTCATGTCGCGGGGCTGGCCGTTCACGAGTCTCTGGTCGGCGAGGCGGGTATCGCGAAGAGTGCGGACCCGAATCTGCTTCCGCGATGGACGGATGCCCATGCCGCGCCGATTCCCTCGGTGTTGTTCGAGATGTTGGATCAGATTCTTCGGTGCGGGCGGTTGGAGCAATTGCGTGGGATGGCGCTCGAAGTCGATACGAAGCCCAACGGTCTCATCGCAGACGAACTGGCCTGGTTTTTAGAACGATATAAACAGGTGTTCGATCAACCTGTGTTGCAAGGTTCGGTCGCCGGTGTATCTTCCTCCCTGCCGGTCCACGCACGGTTCTCGACAGATAGCGGCGTAGTATCGAAGACCGAGTCTCTGGCTGAGGCCTATGAAGCGTATGCGCAGATTGTATCGGGCCGGGCCGAGCCGGTCGGACCGAATTGGATGGCGGCAACGGCCTGTGCCGAGGATCTTGACTGGTATCGAACGAAGTACCTTCCCTATGAAATTCTCCACTGGGGCGGCGATGTCGAAGCGATGTTCCCTGAAACCTGTCGGGAATTGGCTGGTCGGCAAATCGTCACGGACAGTTTTGTGTCCTATTGGTTTCACCGGCCGCATCCGGTGACTCGGTCCTATGATTTTTTTGACGTGAAGATCGATCGGTTCGTGGAGTTTATCAGTGAGAACGCTTCGGAGCTGACACTGCTGGTACAACGGGAAGCCACTGAATTGCGCCTGGCCTATCAGGCTGCCAACGAGGCGTCTTCGCAGTCGACGGGTGTGCACCGATGA
- a CDS encoding tRNA dihydrouridine synthase, translating to MSFWSTLPRPIMGLSPMDGVTDATFRRVIAQHGLPDVTFTEFTHVHDVCRGPEFLLNTLIYSELERPVVAQLYGKDPALFYQATHAACELGFDGIDINMGCPSKNVASSGSGAGLIKTPEVAHAIMQATRRAIQDWANGQTLEQVGFKPARIAAIQAMNVGRQGAATVPRRELPLSVKTRLGYDSVIVEDWVSHLIQEKPVAITLHGRTLQQMYRGEADWSAIARAVELARGTGILILGNGDVQSLSEVVSRVHSTQVDGVLVGRAVLGAPWFFHAKEQARTLAKAVASGAHVETLPIELAARFALMLDHARQFQATCGPGQFHRMRKHLGWYCKGFPHAAALRGQMFRVSSAEDVEAMIARYQANQIVDSPATDGVSGDDQSNETQALVSRCS from the coding sequence ATGAGTTTCTGGTCGACATTGCCGCGTCCGATCATGGGCCTCTCTCCGATGGATGGAGTGACGGATGCGACGTTTCGTCGAGTGATTGCCCAGCACGGCTTGCCGGATGTGACCTTTACCGAGTTCACGCACGTGCATGATGTGTGTCGGGGGCCGGAGTTTTTGCTGAACACGCTGATCTATAGTGAATTGGAACGGCCGGTCGTCGCACAGTTGTATGGCAAGGATCCGGCGTTGTTTTACCAGGCCACGCATGCGGCCTGTGAGTTAGGGTTTGACGGGATCGATATTAATATGGGGTGTCCGTCGAAGAACGTCGCCTCATCCGGATCGGGGGCCGGCCTGATTAAGACTCCTGAGGTGGCCCATGCCATTATGCAGGCAACGCGTCGTGCGATTCAGGATTGGGCGAACGGGCAGACGTTGGAGCAGGTCGGATTTAAGCCGGCCAGGATTGCGGCGATTCAGGCGATGAATGTTGGGCGTCAAGGGGCGGCCACGGTGCCGCGGCGCGAGCTGCCGCTGTCAGTGAAGACTCGGCTGGGATACGATTCCGTGATTGTAGAAGACTGGGTGTCGCATCTGATTCAAGAAAAGCCTGTGGCGATCACGCTGCACGGGCGCACGCTCCAGCAAATGTACCGCGGCGAAGCGGATTGGTCGGCGATTGCCAGGGCCGTCGAGTTAGCCCGAGGGACCGGCATCTTGATATTGGGGAACGGCGATGTGCAAAGCCTCAGTGAGGTGGTAAGCCGTGTCCACTCCACGCAGGTGGACGGAGTCCTGGTCGGACGAGCCGTGCTTGGAGCCCCGTGGTTTTTTCACGCCAAGGAGCAGGCTCGGACGTTGGCGAAGGCGGTCGCGTCCGGCGCTCACGTCGAAACCTTGCCGATAGAGCTTGCCGCGCGCTTCGCGCTGATGCTCGACCACGCGCGGCAGTTTCAGGCGACCTGCGGCCCGGGACAATTTCATCGCATGCGGAAACATTTGGGATGGTATTGCAAAGGCTTCCCCCATGCGGCGGCGTTGCGCGGCCAGATGTTCCGTGTGTCATCCGCGGAGGATGTGGAGGCCATGATCGCCCGCTATCAGGCCAATCAGATCGTTGATAGTCCGGCCACCGATGGCGTGTCCGGCGATGATCAGTCGAATGAGACCCAGGCCCTTGTCTCGCGATGCAGTTAA
- a CDS encoding Maf family protein, which yields MQLILASTSPRRRELLALLGLPFEIVAPDFEEVPQPGWSPRQQVEHFAREKARSIATTRSAALVLGSDTAIELDGQMLGKPVDLADARAMLTSLAGRPHSVHTAVALCRQTPHHEAVAIETATVQMNAYDEAAIERYLATQEPMGKAGAYSIQGMGGEFIETICGDFLGIVGLPLRKVATLLADTGVPVPVDIEALYRAKPYPNWARFSRD from the coding sequence ATGCAGTTAATTCTCGCCTCGACCTCTCCCCGCCGCCGCGAACTCCTCGCGCTGCTCGGTCTTCCCTTTGAGATTGTTGCTCCAGATTTTGAAGAAGTGCCTCAGCCGGGATGGAGTCCGAGGCAACAGGTCGAGCATTTTGCGCGTGAAAAGGCCCGGTCCATTGCGACTACGCGATCGGCTGCTTTGGTACTCGGCAGCGATACCGCAATTGAACTGGACGGACAGATGCTGGGCAAGCCGGTGGATCTGGCCGATGCGCGTGCGATGCTGACGAGCTTGGCGGGGCGGCCGCATTCTGTCCATACGGCGGTGGCCCTCTGTCGGCAGACCCCTCATCATGAAGCCGTCGCGATCGAGACGGCCACGGTGCAGATGAACGCCTACGACGAAGCCGCCATCGAGCGATACCTGGCGACTCAAGAGCCGATGGGGAAAGCCGGCGCCTATTCCATTCAGGGCATGGGTGGGGAGTTCATCGAGACGATCTGCGGCGATTTTCTTGGCATCGTCGGGTTGCCGTTGCGTAAGGTGGCGACCTTACTTGCCGATACTGGCGTCCCTGTGCCCGTCGATATCGAGGCCCTCTATCGGGCGAAGCCCTATCCAAACTGGGCGCGGTTTTCGCGCGATTGA